From Cannabis sativa cultivar Pink pepper isolate KNU-18-1 chromosome 8, ASM2916894v1, whole genome shotgun sequence, a single genomic window includes:
- the LOC115700833 gene encoding protein SOB FIVE-LIKE 4-like translates to MSSEGCSSSESGWTMYIDSPMQEDEGDCSTSYNNNNEGEKKKFLTKYRHTDAEDEDGVRSDDSMASDASSGHTHHYNNNVKSHHSKEASRLKQDKKTFSTTNKKGKKEKTVSEKSRRK, encoded by the coding sequence ATGAGTTCAGAAGGCTGTAGCAGCAGTGAATCCGGGTGGACAATGTACATAGACTCTCCAATGCAGGAAGATGAAGGTGATTGCAGCActagttataataataataatgaaggtGAGAAGAAGAAGTTTCTTACTAAATACCGCCACACCGATGCTGAGGATGAAGATGGCGTTCGCAGTGATGATTCAATGGCTTCTGATGCTTCTTCTGGTCATACACATCATTACAACAACAATGTTAAATCACACCATAGTAAAGAGGCTTCTAGGCTCAAGCAGGATAAGAAGACATTTTCTACTACTAACAAGAAAGGTAAAAAAGAGAAAACAGTTAGTGAAAAAAGTAGAAGAAAATGA
- the LOC115701244 gene encoding 6-phosphogluconate dehydrogenase, decarboxylating 2 has product MAPPSTPTRIGLAGLAVMGQNLALNIAEKGFPISVYNRTTSKVDETVERAKLEGDLPVYGFHDPESFVNSIQKPRVIIMLVKAGAPVDQTIKTLSAYLEKGDCIIDGGNEWYENTERREKAMAELGLLYLGMGVSGGEEGARNGPSLMPGGSIEAYNYIEDILLKVAAQVRDSGPCVTYIGKGGSGNFVKMVHNGIEYGDMQLIAEAYDVLKSVGKLSNEELHNVFTEWNKGELLSFLVEITADIFGIKDDKGEGYLVDKVLDKTGMKGTGKWTVQQAADLSVAAPTIASSLDSRFLSGLKDERVEAAKVFKASGFGDVLTDQVVDKAKLIDDVRQALYASKICSYAQGMNLIRAKSVEKGWDLKLGELARIWKGGCIIRAIFLDRIKQAYDRNADLANLLVDPEFAKEIIERQSAWRRVVCLAINSGISTPGMSSSLAYFDSYRRDRLPANLVQAQRDYFGAHTYERTDIEGSFHTEWFKIARQSKY; this is encoded by the coding sequence ATGGCACCCCCCTCAACACCTACTCGAATAGGCCTTGCTGGTTTGGCTGTCATGGGCCAGAATTTGGCACTCAACATTGCAGAAAAAGGATTTCCAATTTCTGTTTATAACAGAACTACCTCCAAAGTTGATGAGACTGTTGAAAGAGCAAAACTAGAAGGTGACCTTCCTGTGTACGGCTTCCATGACCCCGAATCTTTCGTTAACTCAATTCAAAAGCCACGAGTCATTATCATGCTTGTCAAGGCTGGGGCACCTGTTGACCAGACTATAAAGACCCTCTCTGCTTACTTGGAGAAAGGTGACTGTATCATTGATGGCGGTAATGAGTGGTATGAAAACACTGAGAGGAGGGAGAAAGCCATGGCCGAGTTGGGTCTTCTTTACCTTGGAATGGGTGTTTCAGGTGGTGAAGAGGGTGCCCGAAATGGCCCTTCTCTTATGCCTGGAGGATCCATTGAGGCTTACAATTACATAGAAGATATTCTTCTTAAGGTGGCAGCCCAAGTTCGAGACAGTGGACCTTGTGTGACTTACATTGGCAAAGGGGGTTCTGGTAACTTTGTTAAGATGGTTCACAATGGCATTGAATATGGTGACATGCAGCTGATAGCAGAAGCTTATGATGTGCTCAAATCAGTTGGAAAATTGTCAAATGAAGAACTGCACAATGTTTTCACAGAATGGAACAAGGGAGAGCTTCTCAGCTTCTTGGTTGAAATCACAGCAGATATTTTCGGGATCAAGGATGACAAGGGAGAAGGTTATTTGGTTGACAAGGTTTTGGACAAGACAGGCATGAAGGGTACTGGTAAATGGACAGTACAACAAGCTGCTGATCTATCAGTTGCAGCTCCCACAATTGCATCTTCTTTGGATTCTAGATTTCTTAGTGGGTTAAAGGATGAACGAGTTGAAGCTGCCAAAGTCTTTAAAGCCAGTGGCTTTGGTGATGTGCTGACTGACCAAGTGGTGGACAAGGCAAAGTTGATTGATGATGTGAGACAAGCTCTTTACGCATCCAAAATCTGTAGTTACGCACAAGGTATGAATCTGATCCGTGCAAAGAGTGTTGAAAAGGGATGGGATTTGAAGTTGGGAGAATTGGCTAGGATTTGGAAGGGAGGTTGCATTATTCGGGCCATTTTCTTGGACAGAATTAAGCAAGCCTATGACAGAAATGCTGATCTCGCAAACCTTCTTGTGGACCCCGAGTTTGCAAAGGAGATCATTGAGAGGCAATCTGCCTGGAGAAGAGTTGTATGTCTTGCCATCAACTCTGGTATTAGCACACCTGGTATGTCCTCTAGTCTTGCTTACTTTGATTCTTACAGAAGGGACAGGTTGCCAGCTAACTTGGTCCAAGCCCAACGAGATTATTTCGGTGCCCATACATATGAAAGAACTGACATTGAAGGATCTTTCCATACGGAATGGTTCAAGATCGCTAGACAGTCAAAGTACTAA